From the Theobroma cacao cultivar B97-61/B2 chromosome 2, Criollo_cocoa_genome_V2, whole genome shotgun sequence genome, one window contains:
- the LOC18608908 gene encoding glutaredoxin-C1 → MHYQGDSWGYYVPTRSMGSDPMERVVKLASESAVVIFSLSTCCMCHAVKRLFCGMGVNPTVYELDQDPRGKEMERALMRLLGNSQAVPVVFIGGKLIGAMDRVMASHINGTLVPLLKDAGALWL, encoded by the coding sequence ATGCATTATCAGGGTGATTCTTGGGGCTACTACGTGCCAACGAGGAGCATGGGGTCAGACCCAATGGAGAGGGTGGTGAAGCTGGCCTCAGAGAGCGCAGTGGTGATATTCAGTTTGAGCACCTGCTGCATGTGCCACGCTGTGAAGAGGCTCTTCTGCGGAATGGGAGTGAACCCAACGGTGTACGAGCTTGACCAGGACCCCAGAGGGAAAGAGATGGAAAGGGCACTGATGAGGCTGCTTGGCAACTCACAAGCAGTTCCCGTTGTTTTCATTGGAGGGAAGCTGATAGGAGCCATGGACCGAGTCATGGCTTCCCACATCAATGGAACCCTGGTGCCACTTCTCAAGGACGCCGGAGCTCTTTGGCTCTAA